A segment of the Manis javanica isolate MJ-LG chromosome 10, MJ_LKY, whole genome shotgun sequence genome:
CAGGAGGATTGCAGTGAGGtgagaggagcaggtggagaaggctttgccTCTACCTGAGGAGGAGCTGATACTCAGGATGGTGGAGGCAATAAGGACGTAGGAGAATATGATCAACAAGCAGGTTCCAAGCCCAtgcacaacactggaacacagtaaaacagtaaaACTGGTGGAGACATCAGAGcaggacagagggaagagagagggcagCTCACAGCTGTAGTGGGGGATGGACTGATTCTCACAGAAGTCTAAACTCATAGCCTGTAGGATGTTGATGAGTGCATCCAGAAAGCTCAGGCCCCAGGATCCACACACCAGACTATTACAGAGCTGGCTGTTCATGATCTGTCCGTAGTGCAGAGAGTGGcagatggcaacatagcggtcataggccattacTGAGAGCAGGCAGCCTTCAGTGCCCCCAGTGACAAACACAAAGAAGACCTGAGCCAGACAGCCCCCCACAGAGATGGTTTTCTTCTGAGACAGGAGGTTCTCCAGCAGCTTGGGCACAGTGACTGAGGAGTAGCAAAGATCCAGGAAGGAgaggtgactcaggaagaagtacatgggggtgtggaggtgagAATCAGTCCTGATCACCAGCAGCATCGTGAGGTTTCCCATCACAGTCAGGAGGTAAATCACTAGGAACAGCACAAAGAGCAGGGCCTGGACGTGGGGGTCTGCAGACAGCCCCAGGAGGATGAACTCAGTGATGGCGCTGTGGTTCCGCAAGGCCATTTGGAGAGACtgtagaatagaaataaaaagaggaacagagagggaCTTCAGCAATGCGATGGAGTGTGGAGCTCCAAGCTCCTGTTCCTTTATAGAAACATCAGAAAACAATCAGACAGTCAAGCACCAACTTTGTAGGTTTTTTTGAGAAACCGTCGAAGGTTTATAGCAACCAAGTGAACACTCAATAAAGAAAAGTGCAACTTAAAAATAGTAGCAAAgctttgtgtaatttttatttttccttgcttACCCCCTTCCAGTCTCTGTGGCTATATTGAAGATGACACCCCAAGTTCCTAGTACAGAACCCTGGTCCCAGATCTGGAGGGAGCAGAGCGGACCTTATTCACAAATTATTGTGTTTGCTCTTCTAATTTATCTGGGGACTCCTGAAGAACTTATGCaagatattttgtttcattttcacataACACAAAAATCACTCAGGGATCAAATGTGGCACACATTATTTGAAAACATCATAAGGCTAACAAAAACCTATAGCTGCCTTGGGCAAAAGATTATGGCTGAAACATATAATAGACCACCTACAGCCTCGAAGGCAATGTTTGGGAGAGAGTTTCTTTGGGAAATTAGAGTGCTCAACAGTGCCTGTGTGTAGTAGGGAATTTAGAAAGCTACACAGTAGCCCAGTTTCTCTCTTGCTCAAAGAAGACTCAAGAAGATCTTACATTTTCACTTCTGGCTGATTTTTAGTTTCAGTGCAGGCAGGAAGTGAAGTAGAAGGCAGAATTATAAACACTCTGGGAAAATATTAAGTTGAATACCTCAGCACAGCTCCAGTTTGCGAAGACCTGGAGGGGtgtttcaaaattagaaaaatttttagCTCAGGAAATCAAGGAACTCTGGCAAAACACTGGTTGAATTCAAGCTCAACGAAATGACACTTCAGTAAGCACATAGCACAATATATAACCTTTGTAAAAATAGTTTGTAGAAATCACTAAATAAGAGGACTAcagctttcaaatataaaaagagaaaaggaggagaatCTAATTTCCAGAGTCACCACATCATAATAAGCAAATGTGTAGTGTTCAACAATATATTACAAGagatataaacaagaaaatatggCCCATTCAAAGGACAAACGTAAGTTGACATAAACTGTCTATAAGGCAGCCTAGACGTTGTTCTTACTAGACAAGACCATCAcgcctccagctttattgagatgtataGTGATGTCACCATTACCTTAATATAAAACAAGATAAAGACATCACAAgataagaaaattacaaatatccTTTATGAATATGGATGTAAAAAGCTCCAAGAGAATACTGGCAAACTAAGTCCAACAGTATATTGGAAGATTTGTACTCCATAAACAAGTAGGATTTAATCCAGGAATAGAAGTGTGATTCAATCTAAGAAAATCGATAAATGTAATACACAATATAAGTACAACAAAGGAAAAGATAGGTCATCATCTCACTTGTCAAGACAAAGCATTCAAACATCTTTCATGTTACAAAGCACTTAGAAAACTATGAACAAAGGGAAATTGCTCAACATGGCAAAGAGCATtccagaagagaaaaatgcagtttGCATAGTAGTCTTCATAATGGGCAATACTTCATAATGGTGAAAGGGAGAAAGCTTAACCCATAAGAAttggaacaagacaatgatgtctACTCATTGTACTGTAAGTTCTAGTTagagaaataagacaagaaaaagaaaggcattcaaattggaaagaaaaagaaacttctattaacaaatgacatgattttataaatagaaaatcccAATGAACAAACACAAAATTGCTGGAGCTAACAAAAGATTTCAGCAACATTGCAGCAAAGTTCAGCCAAGAGTAAAGAGCAAATATAAGAATCAGTTGTATTTTcgtaaataatcaatgaacaaCTTGAAAAGTAAATCAAgagcacaatttaaaaaaatagtatctaggaaagtaaaatatttttgaaaagcttaaggaaatggaagaattgaactctgaaaattttaaatattgctgaaaaaatgaaagatctgaataaatggaaagatattccatattcATGGTTTGAAAGACAATATTCATAAGATGTTCAAACTACCCAATCAATACAGAAATATCCAATGTTTTTTTTGCATGAACGAAAAATCTGACCCTCAAATTCATATAGCATTAGAAGGGATcatgaatagccaaaacaatcttgaagaaGAATAACTCAGTTGGAGGGCTTGCACTTCCAGTTGTTAAAACTTCCTACAAAGCTATGTTAATAGAAAACAGTGTAGTACTGACATGAGGATAAACATATAGGCCAAAGAATAAAgctgaaagtccagaaataaacccatacaacTATGGCTAATCACTGGTACTTAGACCATTCAATAAAGGAAGAAGTGTCTCTACAAAAAATGGAGCTGAGACAAGTGGAAGTCCATGTGCAAAAGACTGAATTTGACCCACAATCTCATATCATattgaaaattaactcaaaataaatcaaaacactGGTTGAATTCAAGGTCAACGAAATGACACTTCAGTAAGCACATAGCACAATATATAATCTttgtaaaaatagttttttacAACCTAAATATGGAAGCTacacccataaaactcttagaagaaacacagTTTATCACAttcttggatttggcaatggtttctttGATATGTCACCACAAACATgaatgacaaaagaaaagtagataccattgagttcatcaaaattaaaaacttttgtgcatcaaataACACtgtcaaaatgaaaagacaatctacagaaTATTTGGAAATTGTATGTCTGATTAGCATCTGCTATCCAGAAATAACTTTGACAATTCAACAAGAAAATGCAAAGTATCCAGTGAGGAAAAGGGCAAAAGtcacagacattttccaaagaagatacacaagattgccaaaaagaacattaaaagatactcaatatccgtagtcatttggaaaatgtaaaccaaaaaccataatgaggtactGCTTTACATCCACTGAGGTGGCTGTAAGAGTAATTAACCGAAACCCAGTAAGTAACAAGTTTTGAcatgaatgtggagaaattggaatccttgtacattgctgttagaaatgcaaaatgatacagccattGTTGAATACAGTTTGATGatgttcaaaaagttaaacagaattaccatagcCCTGCactccactcctgggtatataacAAAAGTGTATTGAAAACAGGTGCTCAAACAAGTATATATACACCCATgctcatagcagtattattcaaaaCAACTTTAAGATGGAAAtagcccaaatgcccatcaacagataaatgtaTTAACAAATTGTattacacacagtggaatattattcagtcataaaatggAATGGAGTATTGATACATGCTTCAAGGAGGATGAAACTCCaaaacattaggctaagtgaaagaacACAGGCAGGGAAGTCatttattatatgattccatttatttgatatACCCAGAATAGATAATACAGATAAAATCCATAGAGACAAACAGAGATTGGTGGTTGACAGGGTCAGGGGTAATTGGAGTGAAAATGCTCTGTGGTCTCAGGTGTTACTTTGAAGTGATGGTAATGTTTTGAAACTGACAGAAATGGTTATTGAACATTTGTAGTAAAAGctatccaattaaaaataattacttttgcCTTATGTAAATTTTGTTTCAGTAAAACACTTactaaaaacagcaacaaaagtgAAAACGCTATGGACCAACTCAATTACCAGAATGCAGGATCCCAACTAATTTAGCCTTCATATGTGCCTTCACTCATTCCTTAGAATCCTTTCTTCCTGTGGTAATGATCTACTTCAACCCTTAACCTTGGGTTAACATCAGTGTGATAACTCTTTTTTGGATATTCTATGTCTAAGATTTCTGGAAAAATTGACATATATTTCCAAATTGGACGATGACCTAATTTAGTCTCTTTCTCTTAGCTGAAACAGTGCTCAACTATTTTCTGTATACATTGTATATTGTGGTGGACTGCCTAGACTGATTGTTCcaaatttgtcttcttttctgcatCCTTCAGAATTTTACCCCTATTCAAGACCCACCCAAGCTGCATAACTGCTTAATGgtattactttttcctttctttagctTTTTCACATGGTAATTTCACATACATTGCCTATTTTATCTTTGGGACAAGATTAAAAGGTGTAGACAGGAGCATGTGTTCAAGAACCAGTACGTGGGTGTGTCggtatgtgtttatttctttgtctctgcATGTAACGAGGTGGTAGAAGAAATGAGATAGAAACTTGCTGAATagattttacagaagagaaaattgagtATCAGATGTTATGTAACTTGTCTGAATTGCCAGTTTGAAAAGTCAGTATTTGAGTTCATTATGTAGGGGCCCAAGGCAAGAGGTCTTTGTGCCATGCAATATCCTTCAATGAAGGCTTTGCAATCAATATCCTCAATCATGGGGCATTTATGGATCTTTAAGGttatccacatttttaaaaagactcgCTGCTAAGGGCAGACTAGTGTACTTACCCCTGAGCACCCTGTGGAcatcctttcttcctgccttcgCTCAAACATCTCTGGATGCTCTGCTTTTCAATCCAAATCCCTTGCCTATTTTAACTGTCATCTTAAACTCTTTTTTAGATCTTCCTTGGTAACTTCCTTTTCCAAACTTACCATAATATGTAATAGGCCAAATATTGTTTAGTGAGAAGCTGATGAATTCtaggctttgttttttatttgttagaaaaaaattGGGCAAATCATtatgttcagatttttaaaataaggaatgtGTTTGGATATTTTCCCTAAAATCATCAGCATGAGTACAactctgatctctattttaaaaaggcaagttTTCTGTCCTATCCCTTCCTTCTGAAGAATTTTTTGCATTTCCTCCTAAGTAGGACATAATGTCTCCCCACAGTATGATACAACTCATCTGCTCACATTAAGTAACTCTTCCCTAAATGCCATCTCAGGAATCACTCTCTTAATCTGGTAGTTAGTGTTAATATATATCTCATGTATTTCTTTTCCCCTCCCATGACATCAGAATGTCTTCAGAACAGTGGCCGTGCCATTTAATATTTTGTACCTAGAATATCTGGCACAGTGACGGGAAATGCACATGAGTGTTTATTCATCTTGctcaatgaagaaagaaaatagtggTGTGCATTGTACAGACTGTGTAGTTAATGTTTTTTGGTAAAGAGCTCAAGCCCATAAAGCTTGATAAATACTTGGGACTAAGGTGAAGTGcaagggaaaaggggaaaagaggtgtgtgtgtgtgtgtgtgtctacctGACCCATGCATCTGAGGAGGTACTCCACCCCCAAATATTGACCATATTAGAAAAACTGTTAACCCatgacacttaaaaatggttaaaatggtaagttttatgtcaCGTATATTTACAACAATACTGGAAAACCATGATATGAGCCATtaacctcccacccacccacccatccacacaTTCATCCATCCTCCACTTATCCTTGTCCATTGCCTAGACATCCATTCCTTTGTAATTCAAAGATTCAATTTCACAATACCTCTTTCTATTTCTATAGATGATATCTTCTATGATTTCTCCATAAACCCATTTTTTCAGATGCCAAATTTTCACATAACTGCCTGTATATGCCAGGCTATGCTAGGTATCGACAGGACACAACCTTTCTGTTCCTCTGTTCAACTGTTATATGAGTAATCTTTATTTCCTTAGATTTTTTGCCACTCTTGCCCTGCATTCAGGGATTTATTCTCTCAGCCTGTCCAGTGCCCAGTTTTACACCGGATATGTGTCTATGCATGTAGGCTCTGCCTATTCATGAAAACTATTAATGGATTGGTAGCATCACACAGTCTTCTGACCGGTCTCTTTATAGCTCTAATCTGCGCTGTATTCTCAGGCTTTGCCCTGATACCACAGAGTGTGACCTTGGTTTTGCCTGACACACTCACAAGATAAATCCCATAGAGCAGCCACCTTCCAAGTCCTTGTTCTCTCTGGTCATTTATCCTCTGTTAATACTGTATATTCAACAGTTTCCTAGACTGTGGGAACTTTTTAGATTTCATTTGCATCACAAGTCTTCTTACAAGGCTAATAATGCAGCATATGTGGTTCAAACCAACTCAAGTTCACCATGAGGGGAACAGCCTGTtggacaaaataagaaataaggagCCTTTCATCTCCTTATTTGTCAAATCCTGTTGGAAGAAAACATCTTCTTTGGTAGTTAtagtagcaaaaaaaaatgaagcataaaTGAAGCAGAGGCCACTTATATAAGAACATGAACATTTCTGTTTGGAATTTTCTGTGTGAATTAGCAGATAGTTGTTTTAATTCATGCACATTTACTCCTTCAGCCCCTGGTGCTCACTTACCCCTGCAGAGAGAGATTATAGGGTTTTCAATTCATACTGAAGGTTGGGTGACTGAGCCTGGATCCAAAGAGGCAGAAGGGATGTATTTCATCTTTAGAAAGAGGAAAGCAAGGGCTACATAGAAGTTAGTGCCGCTCCTAATGGGAAGCTGGGTTTACAAATCTGCATAAGTTGCAGTATGAGAACACATCTGTCCAAAAacaggatgttgaattttggggGTTATTTTGCAGGTCATTCCTCCTACTATTTTCTCCACTAGAATGAGTATACATTTAAATGCAGGTTAGCACTTCAAGCTCAGCTCAGTTTTAACACCTCTGTATCTAATGAGTAATGGTTATGATGGTGCTGATGATGTGAAGATGATGCTGGACACCCTGCAAGCACCTTACATGTATTAACTTACTTATTTCTCAAGTAAGTCTTACCTGATGGAGGTCATTGTCTTCCTTTAACCTTTTACTTTGTAAAAAAACAGGTGAGGAACTGTGGAAAGGAAGTtaggcaacttgcccaaggtcaccaagGCTCCAAGAGCTGGAGATGAATTTGAGCTCTGTGGATTGACATGTGCTGACCACACCCTTTCCAAGGGGACAGGTGGATGAGACGTATGCCTGGAGAGTGAGACCTAGAGCAAGAGATTCCTATCACTTTGCTGGTCTCCAGTCTATTTCAAGTAACACTGTTAGTTAATTTCACAAGTTCCCATCACACTGCGACCGATGGGTTAATGAGAGGGGACCAGAGAGGTTTCGGGTTTCTTCTATTCACTGATCATGGGAGAGGGAGCTACATGACCCGGGAGGGGATATGTGGATAATCAGAGGTAGGATTAATCCCACGGGTGTCGGGGAGGCTCCAGAACTAGACAAAGGGATGAAAGTAGgaaaatatggaataataacagcattacatttaactttttttcttcagtttttcttggcTTCTGCCCGTCTCCTGTGTGCTACAGCATCTACATCAGTTTGGTGAGTTTTGAAGGAGAGAGCTGGTGATAGCAGAGAAGGGATCTTTCTATATACATGTGAATGGGCCGTAAACAGAAGCAAATATTCATCTGTTCTCATGTCCTCTCACCATCCCTCCCTGACTGTCAGCCTAGCTCATGTACCCTGCTTTCATTGTATTCCTAGGGCTAATGCAGAGTTTCAACCCAGAGTGCATGAAATCTCTATGCCCACCGCCTGACATAAGTCACTGAGGCCTGACAGGATTTCCCATGTAGCTGCTTAGAGAGGTGAGCACACAGGCCCACTGCATGGAGTGTGTGGAAGTCTGCCCCAAATTGGGGAACAGTCTCCAGTACCTAGAATGTCTATGGAAAGACCCAGGTGATCTCAGAGATGCAGAAAGAGGTCAtatgaggagagggaaggaagagagagagtgaAACCAGAGAATCTGGACATTACCAAGCTCTGGCGTTTTATGGCTCAGAAGACTTCCTGCTGTTCTGATCTTGAACCTGAGGCTGAGAGGTGTCTGTGTTCATGAGGACCAGTAGTTTGATAACTAAATTACAGGACTTCAGATGGTTGATTTCTCTTGCTAGGTCCCCAAGAGAGCGCtgcaaaaaaaaattccccaagaAGCTTCAGGACGCTCATCCTATGAGCTCTGGCTTGGTGCTGCTTTTCTGTCCCACTGGACACCGGGATTCTCAAATCCTCTGCAAAAGGTGAGGGAAGCTTCTCTCTGACAGCCTTAAGCCCAACAACCTGGGCTTCCTTTGTTTTAGTTTCCTGTCTGATTCTAAATACTATGCTAGGAGAATCTGTAAGTGGTTCTCAGATATGACCCTTCAGAAGGGCAGGTACTGCCTGGGCAGCCGTGACTGGCTGGCTGAGCCAGGAAGGTCAGGAGATGGAGGAGCCTATGTCCTTAATTCTCTGGAGTCATAAGTTGAAGGCCTATTTTAGACtcatacacaaacacatttttaaaaactcaagggATTCTACTTAGTGTGTCCTTTACAACTTTTGTGTTGAAGCTTGACTTTGATGAAAATCTCAGGTGTCCTGTGAACTTTGAAAGGAGAAAGGTGGGTGGCAGCCTCCTTGTGTGCTTAGTCTCAGGATATCACACTTGGGAAGCAAAGGAAATCTGGCCATTGACCTTTAACTGACCTTCAGGTTATTTCCCTTTACCCACATGGGTTGAATTCATACACATCTGTCGGATGAATATTTTAGTGATCACTGTGTCAACAGAAAGGTTTTCGCGGAAAGAGCTGAATGTGGGTCATGAAAGCCAAGGCGAGAGATGGTGTTAAACTGAGCCATCAGCAGCGACACCCACAGCAGTTTGATTCTGAAGGATTAGAAATGCAAAGTACCTGTTATTTTAGACTTACACTCGAGAACAGCAAGCATTAGTCAGACTGAAGATGACCTAGATGTGCATTAATGCTAAAAACTGGTGTTTACAAagttttggaagagaatgagaCCAGAGCAACAGTAAAGTAATAGTCAATGCTTATTAATTTCTTAACaaattccaggcactgttctccaTGTTTTAGACATGATAATTCCCCACAACAATGTTAGGAGCTGGAACATTTTATTTGCCTCATTTTACAGGAGAGGAGTCTGAGGTGCAGTGGAATAGTCTAGTTTACAAAGTTATTCAATGGTGGAGTCAGCGTTCAACTTTGTATCATAAGATTTCAAAATTTGCTGCTTGTAACTAAGCTAAATAGTCTCATAGAAGGAAATTGAGTTTAAGGTTTATGATATACATGTTTACAAGTATGAAAGGAGCTGCAGATTCAAGAAAGAAGGGGAGACTGATACAGCAAAGTCAAGCACTATGATAGAAGGCTCGGCTCCTGCTGTCTGTCTGTTCCAATAACAACATTGACTTTTGTTATTTGATAGACTCTAAAAGAGTAATATGAATTAATGGTAAATGGATACTTAAGAACAATACGAAGACACACAGGAGGCAAAGACCTGTGTTTCAAGAAAAGTCTGCCCATTATTAACCAGCAGAGACAATGTCATCAATCCCAGAAGTTGGATAATCGTTCATCGAAGCACAGATTTTACAAGTGATTGTCTTAGGGATCTTTGCTGATTTCATACCTGACAACATTTGGGCCAAGtgtcttttctcttccttgaGTTGTAAATTCCTGCTCTTATGCTTTAAGATCAGCAATATCATTTGAGCCTCAAAACCCTATGCCCCTATCCTCAACCCCAGGAACAGCAGAAACCCAGCACATGTTCCCTTTCTTCCCCTTGAACTCGCTGTGTGACCCCAGAAGTCCTGTcttatttccaggtattttaattaataaacttctatttttccaaaataagtgTGTGTTGCTGAAGGGTGTTTTGCAATCATAAGAACCACAAGGGCTGGTCCAACCACAACATTGGTTATTGATAAGCTGAGACCAGCACAAAACAGTAGTATATATGCACCAATGGGTAGCACATTATGAACAAGGAATTAAGAATAATTCAATCTGTCCTCCTGAAATCCTaaatcaggaaaaacagaaaaaggtgtgaaagaaagaaaggagaaaccgATGGAAAAGGGGATGGGATGGAGGGGAAAACTCTTTGGAACAACTGCTagataaatgagtgaatggaaTAGGGAAACATTGGTGATATTCAATAGTTGGGAAATTGTTAAATAACTGATGACCactgttctttgtttttgataaaatacagtagagactaaatatttttaaaaataggaatggtTGTTTATGATAAACAAAATTGCTTATAAATTATAATCGTAGCTATCTATAAGCAGGTAGCCTAGAGATATTTCTTGTAGTAAAATTGGACTGACATAAACGTAATTGTTAACAGTGGTTTTTACTGTGCAGTAgaaacattttcctgtttttttaaattcattttaatttcattaatctaaaattacatgaagaacattatggttactagacttcccccttcaccatgtcccccctgcacaaaccccattatagtcactgtccatcagcgtattaagatgctgtagactcactacttgtcttctctgtgttgcacatccctccctatgcaccccctcccccaaattatacatactaattgtaaggttccctttctttttcccccttatccctcccttcccacccctcctacccagtcccttaccctttggtaaccgttagtccattcttggattctgtgattctgctgctgtttttttccttcagtttttctttgttattatactacacatatgagtgaaatcattaggtacttgctttctccacctggattatttcactgagcataataccctctagctccatccatgtttttgcaaatggtaggatttgttttcttcttatggcagaataatattccattgtgtatatgtaccacatcttctttatccattcatctattgatggacccttaggttgcttccatttcttggcaattgtaaatagtgctgtgataaacatagtggtgcatctgtctttttcaaactgggctgctgcattcttagggtaaattcctagaagtcgaattcctgggtcaaatggtatttctaatttgagctttatgaggaacctccgtactgctttccacaatggttgaactaatttgcattcccaccagcagtttaggagggttcccctttctctgcaacctcgccaacatttgttgtcgtttgtcttttggatggtagccatccttagtggtgtgaggtgatatctcattgtggttttaatttgcatttctctgataactaacgatgtggagcatcatttcatgtgtctgttggccatctgaatttctgctttggagaactgtgtgtccagctcctctgcccattttttaattggatttttgctttttgtttgctgaggtccgtgagctctttatatattttggatgtcaagcctttatcggatctgtaatttatgaatatattctcccatactgtagggcacctttttgttctgttgatggtgttctttgctgtacagaagcttttcagcttgatatagtctcacttgttcatttttgcttttgttttttgtgcctggggagatatattcatgaagaagtcacttatgtttatgtccaagatatctttgcctgtgtttttttctaagagttttatggttttatgacttacattcaggtctttgatccattttgaatttacttttgtgtatggggttagacagtgttccagtttcactctcttacatgtagctgagcagttttgacagcaccatctgttgaagagactctcatttccccattgtgtgtccatggctcctttatcaaatattaattgaccatatatgcttgggttaatgtctggagtctctaatctgttccattggtctgtggctctgttcttgtgccagtaccaaattgtcttgattactatggctttgtagtagagcttaaagttgaggagtgagatccctgccactttattcttctttctcaggattgctttggctattcggggtctttgatgttttcatatgtattcttgaactatttgttccagttcattgaagaatgttgttggtaatttgatatggattgcatcaaatctgtatattgctttgggcagatggccattttgacaacatttattcttcctaggcaagaccgtggaatgagtttccatttgttaatgtcctcttcaatttctcttaagagtgtcttatagttttcagtgtataggtctttcacttctttggttaggcttatttataggtatgttattttttttgatgcaattgtgaatggaattgttttcctaatttctctttctattggctcattgttagtgtataggaaagtgacagatttctgtgtgttaattttgtgtcctgcaactttactgtattctgatatcagttctagtagttttggagtggagtctttagggtttttttatgtacaatatcatgtcatctaaaaataatgacagtttaactcttctttaccaatctggattccttgtatttctttgttttgtctaattgctgtggctaggacctctggtactaggttaaataacagtggggagagtgggcatccctgtcttgttcccaatctcagaggaaaagctttcagcttcttgctgttcattatgatgttggctgtgggtttatcgtatatggtcttta
Coding sequences within it:
- the LOC140843805 gene encoding olfactory receptor 8S1-like; this encodes MALRNHSAITEFILLGLSADPHVQALLFVLFLVIYLLTVMGNLTMLLVIRTDSHLHTPMYFFLSHLSFLDLCYSSVTVPKLLENLLSQKKTISVGGCLAQVFFVFVTGGTEGCLLSVMAYDRYVAICHSLHYGQIMNSQLCNSLVCGSWGLSFLDALINILQAMSLDFCENQSIPHYSCELPSLFPLSCSDVSTSFTVLLCSSVVHGLGTCLLIIFSYVLIASTILSISSSSGRGKAFSTCSSHLTAILLFYGSGFLRYLMPTSGSPLELIMSVQYGVVTPLVNPLIYSLRNNEVKAALRRTFRKYLQYR